One window from the genome of Hydra vulgaris chromosome 02, alternate assembly HydraT2T_AEP encodes:
- the LOC136076069 gene encoding uncharacterized protein LOC136076069 — MSLLYCSNDLEENKFDENVCASNENLGLILKTKKCFSEQITDTMTEDDFLKSNISDLQNFLLKRLINQTGNKATLAKNAYYANCLNVQAQVQSAQDEENEFKNDKLNKRKTSSKLTVDSKSLTYGWVIGPSLFPDVTYAEVQLYLNKRNARKAFRGGKSLFKSEHLSNIRYHNINSDSKYCYIAAYCLPEQKSNNPVYNVWVLIKKKSVTIKSADCDCAAGTSGCCKHVGAPLWYVEHSVKIGDNKTCTLKPLE, encoded by the exons atgtctCTACTTTATTGCTCAAATGAtttagaagaaaataaatttgatgaaaatgtgTGTGCTAGTAATGAAAATTtaggtttaattttaaaaacaaagaaatgttTTTCCGAACAAATTACAGACACTATGACTGAAGATGACTTTTTAAAATCGAATATATCTGACCTAcagaactttttattaaaaagattaattaatCAAACCGGAAATAAAGCAACTTTAGCAAAGAATGCTTACTATGCTAATTGCCTGAACGTGCAAGCTCAAGTGCAGAGTGCTCAGGATGaagaaaatgaatttaaaaatgacaagttgaataaaagaaaaacttcatCAAAATTAACTGTAGACTCAAAATCCTTAACTTATGGTTGGGTTATTGGTCCGTCGCTATTCCCAGATGTAACATATGCAGAAGTTCagttatatttaaacaaaagaaatgcTAGAAAAGCTTTTCGAGGTggcaaaagtttatttaaatcagAACATCTTTCCAATATTCGGTATCACAATATCAACTCTGACTCTAAGTATTGCTACATTGCAGCTTATTGTTTACCTgaacaaaaaagcaataatcCTGTTTATAATGTTTGggtattgattaaaaaaaagtcagttACAATAAAATCTGCAGATTGTGATTGTGCAGCTGg AACCTCTGGTTGCTGTAAACATGTTGGTGCACCTTTATGGTATGTTGAACATAGTGTAAAGATTGGTGACAATAAAACATGTACATTGAAACCTCTCGAATAG